In one window of Paraflavitalea soli DNA:
- a CDS encoding META domain-containing protein — MQNLFLTGIACALLAASLVANKDVHTGPQETSVDARSNTKPADTSLNGEWFLQPVLASDTAAGKFPSIKFNVAKGTFTGNTGCNRMNGTFKRTDTSLTINEHIVVTKMVCPGFNEAAFLKTLLNTNRYKKENDVLVLMFDQTELSRWTRKPYRAPMSKGI, encoded by the coding sequence ATGCAAAACTTATTTTTAACAGGAATAGCATGTGCCCTGCTGGCAGCAAGCCTGGTAGCAAACAAGGATGTCCACACAGGGCCGCAGGAGACGTCTGTTGATGCCCGGTCCAATACAAAGCCGGCCGACACTTCCCTGAATGGAGAATGGTTTCTACAGCCTGTATTGGCTTCTGATACTGCTGCAGGCAAGTTCCCCTCTATCAAATTCAATGTTGCCAAGGGCACGTTTACAGGAAATACCGGGTGTAACCGCATGAATGGTACCTTCAAGCGTACTGACACCAGCCTAACGATTAATGAGCATATTGTAGTTACCAAAATGGTTTGCCCCGGTTTCAACGAAGCAGCTTTCCTGAAAACCCTTCTCAATACCAACCGGTACAAAAAAGAGAATGATGTATTGGTGTTGATGTTTGACCAGACAGAACTATCCAGGTGGACGAGAAAGCCCTACCGGGCGCCTATGAGTAAAGGCATTTAA
- a CDS encoding Na+/H+ antiporter, which produces MLQDNLLLIISLLFVVSMLTMLSDKVRISYPILLVIAGLGIGFIPGAPSITLEPDLVFIIFLPPLLYAAAWNTSWNDFWKFRRPIFMLAFGLVIFTATAIAFTSHAIIPGFSLPMGFLLGAIISPPDAIAATSVLQQLKVPKRITAILEGESLINDASSLIVFRFALAAIFTGQFTLWEAGANFLLVAVMGVVIGLAIAHVVYLIHRFLPTTPSIDTAITLISPYLMYIAAEHFHFSGVLAVVAGGLFLSFRSHEVFSYSTRLQAVSVWETLVFLLNGVVFIMIGLELPFIIKELGESSIFDAILYAVIISLVTIVVRILWVYPGAYLPRIFNKKIREREPRPTWGSVFIVGWSGMRGVVSLASALAVPITMSNGQAFPQRNLFLFITFVVILFTLVLQGLSLPWLIRILKIEAPESEAHHDHAIRLRLATAVVDLLEKSYTEESASIEAFIRIKERYQRMADIANSRLQKDENTQHAGAFLPKYRKMLLEAVQVRRAELAKMSRLREFPDELIRKRETELDLEEARLRK; this is translated from the coding sequence ATGCTCCAGGACAACCTGCTTCTTATCATTTCCCTGCTTTTTGTCGTTTCCATGCTCACTATGCTGAGCGATAAGGTGCGTATCTCCTATCCTATTTTATTGGTCATTGCAGGGTTGGGCATTGGTTTTATACCGGGCGCACCCTCCATCACCCTGGAGCCAGACCTGGTATTTATTATCTTCCTGCCGCCCTTATTGTATGCCGCTGCGTGGAATACTTCCTGGAATGATTTCTGGAAGTTCCGGCGCCCCATCTTTATGCTGGCCTTTGGCCTGGTGATTTTCACAGCTACCGCTATTGCCTTTACCTCCCATGCTATTATCCCCGGCTTTTCGCTGCCCATGGGTTTTCTGCTGGGGGCTATTATTTCGCCGCCGGATGCGATTGCGGCTACCAGCGTATTACAGCAGTTAAAAGTGCCTAAAAGGATAACAGCCATACTGGAGGGAGAAAGCCTGATCAATGATGCTTCCAGCTTAATTGTATTTCGCTTTGCCCTGGCAGCCATCTTTACTGGTCAATTCACCTTATGGGAAGCGGGGGCTAATTTTTTACTGGTAGCGGTAATGGGCGTTGTTATTGGTCTCGCCATAGCCCATGTAGTTTACCTGATACACCGTTTCTTACCTACTACGCCCAGTATTGATACGGCTATTACACTTATTTCACCTTACCTGATGTATATAGCGGCGGAGCATTTTCATTTTTCAGGTGTATTGGCTGTAGTGGCGGGCGGTCTTTTCCTCTCCTTCCGCTCCCATGAAGTGTTTTCTTACAGTACGCGCCTGCAGGCGGTGAGTGTTTGGGAAACCCTGGTATTCCTGCTGAATGGCGTGGTGTTTATTATGATCGGGCTGGAATTGCCTTTTATTATCAAAGAGCTTGGGGAAAGCTCCATTTTTGATGCCATCTTATATGCCGTGATTATTAGCCTGGTCACCATTGTCGTTCGCATTTTATGGGTATATCCCGGCGCTTACCTGCCAAGGATATTCAATAAAAAAATACGGGAGCGGGAGCCCCGGCCCACCTGGGGGTCGGTATTTATCGTAGGCTGGAGTGGCATGCGGGGCGTGGTATCGCTGGCCTCTGCGCTGGCAGTTCCTATTACGATGAGTAACGGACAGGCTTTTCCCCAGCGTAATCTTTTTTTGTTTATCACATTTGTCGTGATCCTCTTTACCCTGGTATTACAGGGGCTGAGTCTTCCCTGGCTTATCCGGATATTGAAAATTGAAGCGCCTGAATCGGAGGCGCATCATGACCACGCCATCCGTTTGCGACTGGCGACGGCGGTGGTTGACTTACTGGAGAAATCTTATACTGAGGAGTCGGCTTCTATTGAAGCCTTCATCCGGATAAAAGAGCGATACCAGCGTATGGCTGATATTGCGAACAGCCGGCTACAAAAGGATGAAAATACGCAGCATGCCGGTGCCTTTCTGC
- a CDS encoding ATP-dependent helicase produces MQDYLKELNERQREAVLHIKGPLMIVAGAGSGKTKVLTTRIAHLMNSGVDAFNILALTFTNKAAKEMKERIEKILGNSEARNLYVGTFHSVFARILRAEAHHLGYPNNFTIYDTDDAKSVVKTVVNEMNLDDKTYKPSTVYNRISSAKNALVGPVEYANDYALQQEDLRGNRPAIAQIYDAYVKRCFKNGAMDFDDLLLKFYELLKGFPESLSKYQRKFKYILIDEYQDTNPAQYEIIKLLGAMNENVCVVGDDAQSIYSFRGATIQNILQFQKDYEDAHVVMLEQNYRSSKSILNVANEVIKNNKGQIPKSLWTDNKDGEKIRLVRTMTDNDEGKYVADSIQEQKLRNHYNNRDFAILYRTNAQSRAFEEALRRMNIAYTIFGGQSFYTRKEIKDFVAYLRIIINSKDEEALKRIINFPARGIGKTTVDKAVLAANTHNISMWEVLERAREFGFKAGTLEAIDNFVVMIKSFASMLQNKNAYEVAVHVGKQTNIVKELFNDKSTEGVARYENIQELLNSIKEWVDTQQNLSQIDEDGTMIETSDNEAVSTGEITLGAYLQQITLLTDADDKDPNADTVKLMTIHAAKGLEFGCVFAAGLEEMLFPNGMAVNTREELEEERRLFYVVITRAKQRLWITYANTRYRFGSLVQNEPSRFIDELPEEYLDRSYAGAAAFKNQGFGARGNTNAFDRMNGGGWGAGGGGRQSAADAEKRYGAPPSKKPAIPSYVTPKPQSKPVEHVPSADFVASDTTNLQEGQKVEHQKFGFGIVTKMEGSAHNPVATVKFDVNGEKKIMLNYAKLRIIQ; encoded by the coding sequence ATGCAAGACTATTTAAAAGAGTTGAACGAGCGGCAGCGCGAAGCTGTCCTGCATATTAAAGGTCCGTTGATGATTGTGGCCGGTGCCGGCAGCGGTAAGACCAAAGTGCTTACCACCCGCATTGCCCACCTGATGAACTCCGGCGTAGACGCATTTAATATCCTGGCCCTCACCTTTACCAATAAGGCCGCCAAGGAAATGAAAGAGCGGATTGAAAAAATACTGGGCAATTCCGAAGCCCGTAACCTCTACGTAGGAACCTTCCACAGCGTATTCGCCCGTATCCTCCGCGCAGAAGCGCATCACCTGGGCTATCCTAATAACTTTACGATCTACGATACGGATGATGCCAAAAGTGTGGTGAAAACCGTTGTCAATGAAATGAACCTTGATGACAAGACCTATAAGCCTTCCACAGTCTACAACCGTATCTCCAGCGCCAAGAATGCCCTGGTAGGTCCGGTGGAATATGCCAACGACTATGCCCTCCAGCAGGAAGACCTGCGCGGCAACCGTCCTGCCATTGCCCAGATCTATGATGCTTATGTCAAGCGTTGCTTTAAGAACGGCGCCATGGATTTTGACGACCTGCTGCTGAAGTTCTATGAACTGCTCAAAGGGTTTCCCGAATCACTCAGTAAATACCAGCGCAAATTCAAATATATCCTGATCGATGAGTACCAGGATACCAACCCCGCCCAGTACGAGATCATCAAACTCCTGGGCGCCATGAATGAAAATGTGTGTGTGGTGGGCGATGATGCACAAAGTATCTATAGCTTCCGGGGCGCTACCATTCAGAACATCCTGCAATTCCAGAAGGATTATGAAGATGCCCATGTGGTAATGCTGGAGCAGAACTACCGCAGTTCTAAAAGCATCCTCAATGTAGCCAACGAAGTCATTAAGAATAATAAAGGACAGATCCCCAAGTCACTGTGGACAGACAACAAAGACGGGGAAAAGATCAGGCTGGTACGCACCATGACTGATAATGACGAAGGAAAATATGTGGCCGATTCCATACAGGAACAAAAGCTGCGCAACCACTACAACAACCGCGACTTTGCCATCCTGTACCGCACCAACGCACAGAGCCGGGCCTTTGAAGAAGCCCTCCGCCGTATGAACATTGCCTATACCATCTTTGGCGGCCAGAGTTTCTATACACGCAAAGAGATCAAGGACTTTGTAGCCTACCTGCGCATCATTATTAACTCTAAAGACGAAGAGGCCCTGAAGCGTATTATCAATTTCCCGGCAAGAGGTATTGGTAAAACAACAGTCGATAAAGCAGTACTGGCGGCCAATACCCATAATATTTCCATGTGGGAAGTATTGGAGCGGGCCCGTGAGTTTGGATTTAAAGCCGGCACACTCGAAGCGATCGACAACTTTGTGGTAATGATCAAAAGCTTCGCCAGCATGCTGCAAAACAAAAACGCCTATGAAGTGGCGGTTCATGTAGGCAAGCAAACCAATATTGTAAAGGAACTCTTTAATGATAAGAGTACCGAAGGTGTAGCCCGGTACGAGAATATCCAGGAGTTATTGAACTCCATCAAAGAATGGGTAGACACGCAACAGAACCTGTCGCAGATTGACGAAGATGGAACTATGATCGAAACCTCCGATAATGAAGCTGTCAGTACCGGAGAAATTACCCTGGGCGCCTACCTGCAGCAAATTACCCTGCTTACAGATGCGGATGATAAAGATCCCAATGCAGATACCGTAAAGCTCATGACCATCCACGCTGCCAAAGGGCTGGAATTTGGTTGTGTATTCGCCGCCGGACTGGAAGAAATGCTTTTCCCCAACGGTATGGCCGTCAATACCCGGGAAGAGCTGGAAGAAGAGCGCCGCCTGTTTTATGTGGTGATCACACGCGCCAAACAAAGGCTTTGGATCACTTATGCCAATACGCGCTACCGTTTTGGATCGCTGGTGCAGAACGAGCCCAGCCGTTTTATAGATGAACTGCCCGAAGAATACCTCGACCGGAGTTACGCCGGTGCAGCCGCCTTTAAGAACCAGGGATTCGGCGCGCGTGGCAATACCAATGCCTTCGACCGTATGAATGGCGGAGGTTGGGGGGCTGGCGGCGGCGGCAGACAGTCTGCTGCTGATGCAGAAAAGAGATATGGCGCACCACCATCCAAGAAACCCGCTATTCCTTCTTATGTAACACCCAAACCGCAAAGCAAACCGGTGGAGCACGTGCCCAGCGCCGACTTTGTGGCCAGCGATACCACCAACCTGCAGGAAGGCCAGAAGGTGGAACACCAGAAATTTGGTTTCGGGATAGTCACTAAAATGGAAGGCTCTGCCCACAACCCTGTGGCCACGGTAA
- a CDS encoding helix-turn-helix domain-containing protein — MSSGTDISNEYFQLAVRFVNQTSRHLFLTGKAGTGKTTFLRYIQQNSFKKMAVVAPTGVAAINAGGVTMHSFFQLPFGPFIPIKQGGWQSGGPEVTDQHSLFKNIRFNNAKRELLRELELLVIDEVSMVRADMLDAIDAILRQFRRQPLLPFGGVQVLYIGDLHQLPPVVGNDEWDNILKHHYASPFFFDAQVIKQAPPVYLELKKIYRQNDASFIQILNNLRNNTTSAEDLRQLHNHYYPGFTPEDDEHYITLTSHNYKADKINQYQLAKLPGEIFEFRGEIKGDFNEKALPAEMTLQLKEGAQIMFIKNDKGELRRYFNGKLGIVKAIEKDKIMVSFPNEEIELELEQETWKNIRYSYNKEKDHIDEEELGTFKQYPIRLAWAITIHKSQGLTFQKAIIDAGESFAPGQVYVALSRLTSMEGLVLYSRIQPHCISTDQRVIAFTSAEMETNELQQALQEERKAFVSRSIVQSFDWTKVTAAWDAHFEGYEERQIPDKNRAVIRARAMLAQIMDQQEVAVKFMRQLEQLVITAEADGYGILQQRLQAATSYFILQLEEVSTKLQQHIDEVKVKQKVKKYVKELQELKLLFQRKKQSVEQAMQIVNALVKGVQGDDLLQMVENQKKAAVIVIQEVEEKVIKPKKGETKIISLQLFKEGKNIAAIAALRGMAVSTIEGHLVQFIATGEINIEDIVPEHKIVPILEALEAAGGTSSSAAKEKLGEDYSYSEIRAVMQYRYWLQRESV, encoded by the coding sequence ATGTCGTCAGGTACCGATATATCCAATGAATACTTCCAGTTAGCCGTACGGTTTGTAAACCAAACCAGCCGCCACCTCTTCCTTACGGGTAAGGCGGGCACGGGAAAGACCACCTTCCTGCGGTATATACAGCAAAACAGTTTCAAGAAAATGGCGGTGGTCGCGCCCACGGGTGTGGCAGCCATCAATGCCGGTGGTGTAACCATGCACTCCTTTTTCCAGCTGCCATTCGGGCCATTTATTCCTATTAAACAGGGGGGATGGCAAAGTGGTGGCCCCGAGGTGACGGATCAGCACAGCTTATTTAAGAATATCCGGTTCAATAATGCCAAACGGGAATTACTGCGGGAACTGGAATTGCTCGTCATTGATGAGGTAAGTATGGTAAGGGCGGATATGCTGGATGCGATAGATGCTATTCTACGGCAATTTCGCCGGCAGCCTTTGCTTCCTTTTGGCGGGGTACAGGTATTGTACATTGGCGACCTGCACCAATTACCGCCCGTTGTTGGCAATGATGAATGGGATAATATCCTGAAGCACCACTACGCCAGTCCATTTTTCTTTGATGCCCAGGTGATCAAACAGGCGCCGCCGGTATACCTGGAATTAAAGAAGATCTACCGTCAAAATGACGCCTCGTTTATCCAGATATTGAACAACCTGCGCAACAATACCACCAGCGCCGAAGACCTGCGCCAATTACATAATCACTATTATCCGGGCTTTACACCGGAAGATGATGAACATTATATAACCCTGACCTCCCATAATTATAAGGCAGACAAGATCAACCAATACCAGTTGGCCAAACTACCGGGTGAAATATTTGAATTCCGGGGAGAGATAAAAGGCGATTTCAATGAGAAAGCGCTGCCTGCGGAAATGACACTGCAATTAAAAGAAGGCGCCCAGATAATGTTCATCAAAAATGATAAAGGAGAGCTGAGGCGTTATTTCAACGGAAAACTGGGCATCGTCAAAGCCATTGAGAAGGACAAGATAATGGTGTCCTTCCCTAATGAGGAAATTGAGCTTGAACTGGAGCAGGAAACCTGGAAAAACATCCGGTACAGTTACAATAAAGAGAAAGATCATATTGACGAGGAGGAACTGGGCACATTTAAACAATATCCCATCCGGCTGGCCTGGGCGATTACGATCCACAAAAGCCAGGGGCTTACTTTTCAGAAAGCGATCATCGATGCCGGGGAATCCTTTGCTCCGGGGCAGGTGTATGTAGCCCTGAGCCGCTTGACCTCCATGGAAGGCCTGGTGCTTTATTCCCGTATACAACCGCATTGCATCAGTACGGACCAGCGGGTCATTGCTTTTACAAGTGCTGAAATGGAAACCAATGAACTGCAACAGGCTTTGCAGGAAGAAAGGAAAGCTTTCGTCAGCCGGTCTATTGTTCAGTCGTTCGACTGGACAAAAGTAACGGCTGCCTGGGATGCGCACTTTGAAGGGTATGAAGAAAGACAGATCCCGGATAAGAACAGGGCGGTCATCCGGGCAAGGGCTATGCTGGCCCAGATCATGGATCAACAAGAGGTGGCGGTAAAGTTTATGCGCCAGCTGGAACAACTGGTTATTACGGCTGAAGCGGATGGATACGGTATACTGCAGCAACGCCTGCAGGCCGCTACCAGCTATTTTATTCTCCAGCTGGAAGAGGTGAGCACCAAGCTGCAACAACATATTGATGAGGTGAAGGTGAAACAGAAGGTCAAGAAATATGTAAAAGAGCTACAGGAATTGAAATTATTGTTCCAAAGGAAAAAGCAATCGGTGGAACAAGCCATGCAGATAGTCAATGCACTGGTGAAGGGAGTGCAGGGGGATGACCTGCTGCAAATGGTGGAGAATCAAAAGAAGGCGGCAGTGATAGTAATACAGGAGGTGGAAGAAAAAGTAATCAAACCCAAGAAAGGGGAGACAAAGATCATCAGTCTGCAATTATTCAAAGAAGGGAAAAACATTGCAGCGATAGCTGCTCTGCGGGGAATGGCAGTCAGCACCATTGAAGGTCACCTCGTGCAATTTATTGCCACGGGGGAAATAAATATAGAAGACATCGTACCGGAACATAAAATAGTGCCCATCCTGGAGGCACTGGAAGCAGCAGGGGGTACAAGTAGCTCGGCCGCTAAAGAAAAACTGGGAGAGGATTATTCCTATAGCGAAATAAGGGCCGTTATGCAATACCGCTACTGGCTGCAAAGAGAAAGTGTATAG